From Brachionichthys hirsutus isolate HB-005 chromosome 7, CSIRO-AGI_Bhir_v1, whole genome shotgun sequence, the proteins below share one genomic window:
- the LOC137895609 gene encoding exportin-5 produces MAEQVAAVCEQLVKAVNVTMDAGTSQIYRLEALKFFEEFKEASTLCVPCGLQLADKAQPAVVRHFGLQILEHVIKFRWNNMQQREKVQLKECAMQLLLDGTLPILEEESHIKDVLSRITVEMIKREWPQHWPDMLKEMEALTSRGAAQTELVMLILLRLAEDVITFQTLPIQRRRDIQQTLTQNMDSLFTFMMAILHINVEDYRKLKGSFGHELQARGHCRVAVVTLNTLAGYIDWVSLVHITSRNCHLLEKLCLLLSEPELQLEAAECLLIAISRKGRLEDRKPFMLLFDDVAIHYILSAAQSADGLAICRKSSESLAVEVVERRYVFLKRLCQVLCALGSQLCTLVGSEVEAEIPVNLNKYVEALLAFTTHSSQFLKASTLATWAFLFRHETLSKEAVVVEMAVKYLRACMTNLVKTGFPSRHDNPSCEYSRVDFDSDDDFNSFFNSFRAQQGDTLRCACRVVPLEAFQIAAECLEYQIASPIDTGSTTCKSAEGLCSFLSPSVVQWDAVTVFMECVVAQIFKNVAEEALPIHQGMELLEALLSYNTRDPLILTCVLTNISALFPFAIRRQHFLPQVLYKLFEIVTFEVGPVNKAPRTRAVKNIRRHACSSIIKICRDYPQFISPCFDMFYDHVKKLFSSDGALTNLEKCSLMEALVLISNQFKDFAKQKAFLDELMESVITEWTSEEMKRVLSDPAAFLSFVGADQVLTEQSKDVDTAGVNRGRVSFCLYAMMGVVKRAHWPADLEEAKAGHFVVGYAPSGAPIYRNPCTAHFLLFLPNLLAVMRTLNSLFTPENLARLSETFSAAHELMEADKLMSLGLSRHHLDIYDSPVCRTNLERMQGFFTSLYDNCFHVMGNAGPSLQQEFYSTERLAEEIAGSAFASLDHVPDHRLRPMIRLLLKQLVLSCPPEHYDRVLCPLLDHLFAYMLPRLNAKWQVISQRMSNNDQEEEEVCQGSQVTQEMLEEQLVRLLTRDVLDLLFLSCVSKKTSEPAANKEEVDDGDMMMDAAQTASPAQPTDELTELGKCLMKKEGIYLTLLALSFGSLEWKDTTNCNRTASMICWTLLRQVKGGNLLTVGVVWFFSSVLKGLQVHGQHEVCNATLSHLAMLIYDSLRPRYVELRAVMTQIPNINLEALDQYDHRLTDPNAQKVGDKKRKDQFKRLIAGIVEKALCQQFRKEVHIRNLPSLFKKPKPDKDVLNSEESGLATLFSPESKTP; encoded by the exons ATGGCGGAGCAGGTGGCTGCCGTGTGTGAGCAGCTTGTGAAGGCTGTGAATGTCACGATGGATGCAGGCACAAGCCAAATATACCGACTGGAGGCCTTAAAG TTTTTCGAAGAGTTTAAAGAGGCCAGCACTCTCTGTGTCCCATGCGGCTTGCAATTAGCCGACAAAGCTCAGCCAGCTGTGGTGAGACACTTTGGTTTGCAAATCCTGGAGCACGTCATCAA GTTCCGATGGAACAACATGCAACAACGAGAGAAGGTCCAGCTGAAGGAGTGTGCCATGCAGCTGCTATTAGAT gGTACTCTTCCCATCCTCGAGGAAGAAAGCCACATCAAAGACGTTCTGTCTCGAATCACGGTGGAAATGATAAAGAGAGAATGGCCTCAGCATTGGCCAGATATGCTGAAAGAGATGGAGGCTCTCACTAGCCGAGGG GCGGCGCAGACGGAGCTGGTGATGTTGATCCTGTTGAGGCTGGCGGAGGACGTGATCACCTTCCAGACGCTGCCAATCCAGCGGCGCAGAGACATCCAACAAACGCTCACTCAAAACATGGACAGCCTCTTCACTTTCATGATGGCCATTCTGCACATTAACGTCGAGGACTACCGTAAACTG AAAGGGTCATTCGGACATGAACTGCAG GCCAGAGGTCACTGTCGAGTCGCTGTCGTTACCCTGAATACGCTTGCGGGCTACATCGATTGGGTGTCTCTGGTGCACATTACCTCCAGAAACTGTCATCTTCTGGAGAAGCTGTGCTTGCTGCTGAGCGAaccggagctgcagctggaggcggCAGAGTGTCTGCTCATCGCCATCAGCCGCAAA GGCaggctggaggacaggaagcccttcatgctgctgtttgacgaCGTGGCCATTCACTACATCCTGTCTGCGGCGCA GTCAGCAGATGGACTGGCGATATGTAGGAAATCGTCCGAGTCCCT AgcggtggaggtggtggagcgGCGGTACGTCTTCCTGAAGAGGCTGTGTCAGGTCCTGTGTGCGCTGGGGAGCCAGCTCTGCACTCTAGTG GGTTCTGAAGTCGAGGCTGAAATACCTGTAAATCTCAACAAGTACGTTGAGGCCTTGTTAGCCTTCACCACACATTCCAGTCag TTTCTGAAGGCGTCCACTCTGGCTACTTGGGCATTTTTGTTCAGGCATGAGACTCTGTCGAAGGAAGCAGTTGTTGTGGAGATGGCCGTGAAATACCTCAGAGCGTGTATGACCAACCTGGTCAAA aCCGGATTCCCGTCGAGACATGACAACCCCAGCTGCGAGTACTCTCGTGTGGACTTTGACAGCGATGACGACTTCAATTCCTTCTTTAATT CTTTCCGGGCGCAGCAGGGAGACACGTTGAGGTGCGCATGTCGCGTTGTCCCTCTGGAGGCTTTCCAGATTGCAGCCGAGTGTTTGGAGTATCAAATCGCCAGCCCTATCGATACTGGGAGTACTACATGTAAGT CTGCTGAGGGCCTGTGCTCTTTCCTGTCCCCGTCAGTGGTCCAGTGGGACGCAGTGACCGTCTTCATGGAGTGTGTGGTCGCACAGATCTTTAAAAATGTGGCGGAGGAG GCGTTGCCCATACATCAGGgcatggagctgctggaggccttGCTCAGCTACAACACCCGAGACCCGCTCATCCTGACCTGTGTGCTCACTAACATCTCCGCCCTCTTTCCGTTTGCCATACGAAGGCAACACTTCCTGCCGCAAGTCCTCTACAAG CTGTTTGAAATCGTCACATTTGAGGTTGGCCCGGTAAACAAG GCGCCTCGGACCCGAGCTGTGAAGAACATCAGGAGGCACGCCTGTTCTTCCATCATCAAAATTTGCAGGGATTACCCACAATTCATCTCG CCTTGTTTTGACATGTTTTACGATCACGTGAAGAAGCTGTTCTCCAGCGACGGCGCGCTGACCAACCTGGAGAAGTGTTCGCTGATGGAGGCCCTGGTGCTCATCAGCAACCAGTTCAAAGACTTTGCAAAGCAGAAGGCGTTTCTAGATGAGCTGATGGAGTCGGTGATCACAGAATGGACCTCGGAAGAGATGAAGCG CGTCCTTTCGGACCCTGCTGCGTTCCTGTCCTTCGTTGGCGCAGACCAAGTTCTCACAGAGCAAAGCAAAGACGTAGACACAGCGGGCGTGAATAGGGGGAGG GTGAGTTTCTGCTTGTATGCCATGATGGGGGTGGTAAAGCGAGCACACTGGCCCGCAGACCTCGAGGAAGCTAAGGCTGGCCATTTCGTGGTAGGCTACGCCCCTTCGGGGGCTCCCATCTACAGAAACCCCTGCACCGCCCACTTCCTGCTTTTTCTACCAAACCTGCTGGCCGTTATGAG GACCCTCAACAGTCTCTTCACACCAGAGAACCTGGCCCGCCTGAGCGAGACCTTCTCCGCGGCCCATGAGTTGATGGAGGCTGATAAACTCATGTCTCTGG GTCTCTCTCGACATCATCTGGATATCTATGACTCTCCTGTGTGCAGAACCAACCTGGAGCGAATGCAGGGATTTTTCACCTCGCTGTATGATAACTG CTTTCATGTCATGGGAAATGCAGGTCCGTCACTGCAACAGGAATTCTACAGCACCGAGAGGTTGGCTGAAGAAATAGCCGGCTCTGCTTTCGCCTCCCTCGACCATGTGCCCGACCACAGACTCCGTCCTATGATTC GATTGCTTCTGAAGCAGCTGGTGCTTTCATGTCCTCCGGAGCATTACGACCGGGTGCtgtgccccctgctggaccaTCTGTTTGCCTACATGCTGCCG AGACTCAATGCCAAGTGGCAGGTCATCAGCCAGAGGATGTCTAACAA tgaccaggaggaggaggaggtgtgtcaGGGAAGCCAAGTGACACAGGAGATGTTGGAAGAGCAGCTGGTCCGCCTGCTCACCAGGGACGTCCTGGATCTCCTAT TTTTAAGCTGTGTTTCCAAAAAAACGTCCGAACCAGCAGCAAATAAGGAGGAAGTAGATG ACGGAGACATGATGATGGATGCAGCGCAGACGGCTTCTCCTGCCCAGCCCACGGACGAGCTGACTGAACTGGGAAAATGCCTGATGAAAAAGGAG GGCATCTATTTGACCTTATTGGCCCTGTCATTCGGCTCGCTAGAGTGGAAGGACACTACGAACTGTAACCGCACCGCATCGATGATCTGCTGGACCCTGCTGCGACAG GTCAAAGGGGGAAACCTCCTGACTGTGGGAGTCGTGTGGTTCTTCAGCAGTGTTCTTAAGGGCCTTCAAGTTCATGGGCAGCATGAGGTCTGCAACGCCACCCTCTCTCACCTTGCAATGCTGATCTATGACAGCTTG CGTCCTCGCTACGTGGAGCTGAGAGCAGTGATGACACAGATCCCAAACATCAATCTGGAAGCTCTGGACCAATATGATCACAGACTCACAGATCCTAATGCCCAGAAGGTCGGAGAtaagaagagaaaagaccagTTCAAGAGGCTGATTGCTGGAATTGTTGAG AAAGCTCTGTGCCAGCAGTTCAGGAAGGAGGTGCATATCCGGAATCTTCCATCTCTCTTCAAAAAGCCGAAGCCAGACAAGGATGTACTGAACAGTGAAGAGTCGGGCCTGGCAACTCTCTTCTCCCCAGAGAGTAAAACCCCGtag